The following coding sequences are from one Devosia neptuniae window:
- a CDS encoding type II toxin-antitoxin system Phd/YefM family antitoxin, whose product MEISVTDAKSQLTDLVRQAEAGSEVVLTRHGHPVARLVPIAPARLTPEQRRAVLQPFLGIGKTSDGDGTDAAHSQDFLYDEHGLPK is encoded by the coding sequence ATGGAAATTTCCGTTACCGACGCCAAGAGCCAATTGACCGACCTCGTCCGCCAGGCGGAAGCCGGCAGCGAAGTCGTGCTTACCCGGCATGGTCACCCCGTTGCGCGCCTGGTGCCCATTGCTCCGGCGAGGCTGACACCGGAGCAGCGCCGCGCTGTGCTGCAACCCTTTCTCGGCATTGGAAAGACTAGCGATGGCGACGGCACGGATGCCGCCCATAGCCAGGACTTCCTCTATGACGAGCATGGTCTGCCCAAGTGA
- the rsfS gene encoding ribosome silencing factor, producing MAALPENTSAHAEAPHSAPERPMIDVILECLDDAKAEEIVAVDITGKSSLADHMVVASGRSQRHVGAVADQLVNALRDAGHGKPRIEGLPHCDWVLVDAGDVIVHIFRPEVREFYNIEKMWQADFAADAH from the coding sequence ATGGCCGCGCTGCCCGAGAACACCTCTGCTCACGCCGAGGCCCCCCATTCCGCCCCGGAACGCCCGATGATCGATGTCATCCTTGAATGCCTTGACGATGCCAAGGCCGAGGAAATCGTTGCCGTCGACATTACCGGCAAATCCTCGCTGGCCGACCACATGGTGGTTGCCTCCGGCCGTTCGCAGCGCCATGTCGGCGCCGTGGCCGACCAGTTGGTCAACGCCCTGCGCGATGCGGGCCATGGCAAACCGCGCATTGAGGGCCTGCCCCATTGCGATTGGGTTCTGGTCGATGCCGGCGATGTCATCGTCCACATCTTCCGCCCCGAAGTGCGCGAGTTCTACAACATCGAAAAGATGTGGCAGGCCGACTTCGCTGCCGACGCCCACTAA
- a CDS encoding nicotinate-nucleotide adenylyltransferase, translating to MTLRAPLRISGITELPPSAAGMRIGLFGGSFNPIHEGHQLVIEETLRRLQLDAVWVMVTPGNPLKNHAELAPLAGRVTAARALLTDPRVRVTGFEAAYGFTYSWQTIRFLTKAMPDRRFVWIMGADNLVDFHRWERWRDIAAMVPLAVYVRPGSSRLAPASRAGIALSRYRVDEEDASRLANLPSPAWVYLHGRQSPLSSSAIRARRRRETAK from the coding sequence TTGACCCTCCGCGCTCCGCTCCGTATTTCCGGCATTACCGAACTGCCTCCCTCTGCGGCGGGCATGCGCATCGGCCTGTTCGGTGGCAGCTTCAACCCCATTCACGAGGGCCATCAACTGGTCATCGAAGAGACCCTGCGCCGCCTGCAACTCGACGCCGTTTGGGTCATGGTGACGCCGGGTAACCCGCTGAAAAACCACGCCGAACTCGCGCCTCTGGCCGGTCGCGTTACCGCCGCGCGGGCGCTCCTCACCGACCCCCGCGTCCGCGTCACCGGCTTTGAAGCGGCCTATGGCTTCACCTATTCCTGGCAGACCATCCGCTTCCTCACCAAGGCCATGCCCGACCGCCGCTTCGTCTGGATCATGGGCGCCGACAACCTGGTCGACTTCCACCGCTGGGAACGCTGGCGCGACATCGCCGCCATGGTCCCCCTGGCCGTCTATGTCCGCCCCGGCTCCTCCCGCCTCGCCCCTGCCTCCCGAGCCGGCATCGCCCTGAGCCGCTACCGGGTCGACGAAGAGGACGCCAGCCGCCTCGCCAACCTGCCGTCCCCGGCCTGGGTCTATCTCCACGGCCGCCAATCACCCCTGTCTTCTTCGGCAATACGAGCACGGCGCCGTCGTGAAACTGCAAAGTGA
- a CDS encoding glutamate-5-semialdehyde dehydrogenase, with amino-acid sequence MAELGRNARMTARQLALATPEQKRTALLTAAGAINAHRKAILAANAKDMDAARTKGISKAFLDRLELNDARIDGIIDAVKTIAELPDPVGATIAEWDRPNGLHIERVRTPLGVIGVIFESRPNVTADAGALCIKSGNAVILRGGSDSFHSSRAIVDCMLDGLHLAGLPVECIQLVPTTDRAAVGEMLKGLDGNIDVIVPRGGKTLVARVQDEARVPVFAHLEGIVHVYIDKSADLEKAVSVTLNAKMRRTGVCGAAETLLVHRDVVATHLNPILDALMAKGCEIRGDAIVNANSPLTKTATEADWRTEYEDAIISVKVVDSVDEAIAHIENYSSHHTEAIIAEDLAAVEKFFNEIDSAILLHNASTQFADGGEFGFGGEIGIATGKMHARGPVGVEQLTSFKYRVRGNGQTRP; translated from the coding sequence ATGGCCGAGCTGGGCCGCAATGCCCGCATGACCGCCCGCCAGCTCGCATTGGCCACGCCCGAGCAGAAACGCACCGCGCTGCTGACCGCCGCCGGCGCCATCAATGCCCATCGCAAGGCAATCCTTGCCGCTAATGCCAAGGACATGGATGCCGCCCGCACCAAGGGCATTTCCAAGGCCTTTCTCGACCGGCTCGAACTCAACGACGCCCGCATTGACGGCATTATCGACGCGGTCAAAACCATTGCCGAACTGCCCGATCCCGTCGGCGCTACCATTGCCGAATGGGACCGGCCCAATGGCCTGCATATCGAGCGCGTCCGCACCCCGCTCGGCGTCATTGGTGTGATCTTTGAATCGCGCCCCAATGTCACCGCCGATGCCGGCGCGCTCTGCATCAAATCGGGCAATGCTGTCATCCTGCGCGGCGGCAGCGACAGCTTCCATTCCAGCCGCGCTATCGTCGATTGCATGCTCGATGGCCTGCATCTGGCGGGTCTCCCCGTCGAATGCATCCAGCTCGTCCCCACCACCGACCGCGCCGCCGTGGGCGAAATGCTCAAGGGGCTGGATGGCAATATCGACGTCATCGTGCCCCGTGGCGGCAAGACCCTGGTTGCCCGCGTACAGGACGAAGCCCGCGTGCCGGTCTTCGCCCATCTCGAAGGCATCGTGCATGTCTACATCGACAAGTCGGCCGATCTCGAAAAAGCGGTGAGCGTCACCCTCAATGCCAAGATGCGTCGCACCGGCGTTTGCGGCGCCGCCGAGACCCTGCTCGTGCATCGCGACGTGGTCGCTACCCATCTCAATCCCATCCTTGACGCCCTGATGGCAAAAGGCTGCGAAATACGCGGCGATGCTATCGTCAATGCTAACAGTCCGTTAACCAAAACGGCCACTGAAGCGGATTGGCGCACCGAATATGAGGACGCCATTATCTCGGTAAAGGTGGTCGATAGCGTCGATGAGGCGATCGCCCACATCGAAAACTATTCGAGCCACCACACCGAAGCCATCATCGCCGAAGACCTTGCAGCCGTTGAGAAATTCTTCAACGAGATCGACAGCGCCATCCTTCTGCACAACGCCTCGACCCAATTCGCCGATGGCGGCGAATTCGGTTTCGGCGGCGAAATCGGCATCGCCACCGGCAAAATGCACGCCCGCGGCCCAGTCGGCGTCGAACAGCTCACCAGCTTCAAATATCGCGTCCGCGGCAACGGTCAGACGAGGCCTTAG
- the proB gene encoding glutamate 5-kinase, translating into MNALAPYKRLTIKIGSALLVDKQGRLRAAWLADLAADIAALKAQGSEVVIVSSGAIALGRGRLGLDALTLTLEQSQAAASAGQIALSQAWAEALGRHGIVTGQILITPNITEERRYYLNARTTIATLLGLGAVPIINENDSVATAEIRYGDNDRLSARVATMIEADCLILLSDIDGLYTAPPAKDPSAIHLSEVPAITPSIEAMAGGAASHLSRGGMTTKVEAGKIATHAGTAMIIAKGTEAHPLKALTEGARHTLFHPARSRAQARKRWIMGTLAVAGTLQVDAGAAKALLTGKSLLPIGVTKVSGDFERGDTIAVTNPDGTEIARGLAGLDSDEARLVMGKRSDAVVEILGAGNRAALVHRDNLVLVGSQEETSSERA; encoded by the coding sequence ATGAACGCCCTAGCGCCCTATAAGCGCCTGACCATCAAGATCGGCTCGGCCCTGCTTGTCGACAAGCAGGGCAGGCTTCGTGCCGCCTGGCTCGCCGATCTGGCCGCCGATATTGCGGCCCTCAAGGCCCAGGGAAGCGAAGTCGTCATCGTCTCCTCCGGCGCCATTGCGCTGGGCCGGGGCCGCTTGGGCCTCGACGCACTGACCCTGACGCTCGAACAAAGCCAGGCCGCCGCCAGCGCCGGCCAGATTGCCCTCAGCCAAGCCTGGGCCGAGGCGCTGGGCCGCCACGGCATCGTCACCGGGCAGATCCTGATCACCCCCAATATCACCGAGGAGCGGCGCTACTATCTCAATGCCCGCACCACGATTGCCACCCTTTTGGGTCTGGGCGCCGTGCCGATCATCAATGAGAATGACAGCGTCGCCACCGCCGAGATCCGCTATGGCGACAATGATCGTCTCTCGGCCCGCGTCGCCACCATGATCGAGGCCGATTGCCTCATCCTGCTCTCCGATATCGATGGGCTCTATACCGCCCCGCCCGCCAAGGACCCTTCGGCCATTCACCTGTCCGAAGTCCCCGCCATCACCCCCAGTATCGAAGCCATGGCCGGGGGCGCGGCAAGCCATCTCTCGCGCGGCGGCATGACCACCAAGGTCGAGGCTGGCAAGATCGCGACCCATGCCGGCACGGCCATGATCATCGCCAAGGGCACCGAAGCCCATCCGCTCAAGGCCCTGACCGAAGGCGCCCGCCATACCCTGTTCCATCCCGCCCGCAGCCGGGCGCAGGCCCGCAAGCGCTGGATCATGGGCACGCTGGCCGTCGCAGGCACGCTCCAGGTCGATGCTGGCGCGGCCAAAGCCCTGCTGACCGGCAAATCCCTGCTGCCCATCGGCGTCACCAAGGTTTCCGGCGATTTCGAGCGCGGCGACACCATCGCCGTGACCAATCCCGACGGCACGGAAATCGCCCGGGGCCTTGCCGGTCTCGACAGTGACGAAGCCCGCCTTGTCATGGGCAAACGCAGCGATGCCGTGGTCGAAATTCTGGGCGCCGGCAATCGCGCCGCCCTTGTGCATCGCGACAATCTCGTGCTGGTAGGCAGCCAAGAGGAGACGAGCAGTGAGCGCGCTTGA
- the obgE gene encoding GTPase ObgE — protein sequence MKFLDQAKIFVRSGDGGAGSVSFLREKFVEFGGPNGGNGGRGGDVVVECVDGLNTLIDYRYQQHFKASTGTHGMGKNRTGADGEHTILRVPVGTQVFEDDNETLIADLTEVGQRIVLLSGGNGGFGNAHFKTSSNQAPRHANPGQVGVEKWIWLRLKLIADAGLVGLPNAGKSTFLAAVSAAKPKIAGYPFTTLHPNLGVVSIGERDFVLADLPGLIEGASEGAGIGDRFLGHVERCGVLIHLIDGTQDDIKGAYKTIRGELTAYDERLGEKPELVVLNKIDAIDPDELKEKVKVLKKASKADVLLVSGVTGKGVDQVLYDIVGVLDAEKAAKVEAARRKIEPNWVP from the coding sequence ATGAAATTCCTCGATCAGGCCAAGATCTTTGTGCGCTCCGGCGATGGCGGGGCCGGCTCCGTGTCGTTCCTGCGCGAAAAGTTTGTCGAATTCGGCGGCCCCAATGGCGGCAATGGCGGACGCGGCGGCGACGTCGTGGTCGAATGCGTCGATGGGCTCAATACCCTGATCGACTATCGCTATCAGCAGCATTTCAAGGCCAGCACCGGCACCCATGGCATGGGCAAGAACCGCACCGGCGCCGATGGCGAACATACCATTCTGCGCGTTCCCGTCGGCACCCAGGTCTTTGAAGACGACAATGAGACTCTGATTGCCGATCTGACCGAAGTCGGCCAGCGCATCGTGCTGCTTTCGGGCGGCAATGGCGGCTTCGGCAATGCCCATTTCAAGACCAGCTCCAATCAGGCCCCCCGCCATGCCAATCCAGGCCAGGTGGGCGTCGAAAAATGGATCTGGCTGCGCCTCAAGCTGATCGCTGACGCGGGTCTGGTCGGCCTGCCCAATGCCGGCAAATCGACATTCCTCGCCGCCGTTTCGGCCGCCAAGCCCAAGATTGCCGGCTATCCCTTCACCACACTCCATCCCAATCTGGGCGTGGTTTCGATCGGCGAGCGCGATTTCGTGTTGGCCGACCTGCCCGGCCTGATCGAGGGCGCCAGCGAAGGCGCCGGCATTGGCGACCGGTTCCTGGGCCATGTCGAGCGCTGCGGTGTGCTGATCCATCTCATCGATGGCACCCAGGACGATATCAAGGGCGCCTACAAGACCATTCGCGGCGAGCTGACCGCCTATGACGAGCGCCTGGGCGAAAAGCCCGAACTGGTTGTGCTCAACAAGATCGATGCCATCGATCCTGACGAGCTCAAGGAAAAGGTGAAGGTTCTGAAAAAGGCCAGCAAGGCCGATGTGCTGCTGGTCTCGGGCGTCACCGGCAAGGGTGTCGATCAGGTCCTCTACGATATTGTCGGGGTTCTCGACGCCGAAAAAGCCGCCAAGGTCGAAGCCGCCCGCCGCAAGATCGAACCCAATTGGGTTCCGTAA
- a CDS encoding GNAT family N-acetyltransferase — translation MIPRLYSSRFVLRQPEMGDAEDIARYLNDFDVAGNLARVPFPYRLSDARAWLRTRTPNLPVGETNFTIELPGEGFAGHVGFHRGPKGPIFGYWLGRPFWNRGIMTEAATASLDWFFATTNAPVIYSGVFYFNAASLAVQHKLGFTETGRSSLLCLARGAEVEHIDTELTQSVWKARTP, via the coding sequence ATGATTCCGCGGCTTTATTCATCGCGCTTCGTGCTGCGCCAACCCGAAATGGGCGACGCCGAAGATATTGCGCGCTATCTCAACGATTTCGACGTGGCAGGCAATCTGGCGCGCGTGCCCTTTCCCTATCGCCTGTCCGATGCCAGGGCCTGGCTGCGCACCCGCACGCCCAATCTGCCGGTCGGGGAAACCAATTTCACCATCGAATTGCCTGGCGAAGGTTTTGCCGGCCATGTCGGGTTTCATCGCGGCCCCAAGGGACCTATATTTGGCTATTGGCTGGGCCGGCCCTTCTGGAACCGCGGCATCATGACCGAAGCGGCAACAGCCAGTCTCGACTGGTTTTTCGCCACCACCAATGCACCCGTGATTTATTCGGGCGTTTTCTATTTCAATGCGGCCTCTTTGGCAGTCCAGCACAAGCTTGGATTTACCGAAACCGGCCGCTCAAGCCTGCTCTGCCTTGCGCGCGGCGCCGAGGTAGAGCATATCGACACAGAATTGACGCAGAGCGTCTGGAAGGCCCGTACACCATGA
- a CDS encoding GNAT family N-acetyltransferase, giving the protein MTAMRSALPDLIRTERLTLRAPAITDLADLVALANNWQVVEPTAVMPFPYSEDDGRAFLATIGDADTPRAYAIANGDDRLMGVVSLKFAQGKAPELGYWLGQPYWGKGYAPEAATGLVQAASASGIAEINARVLESNAASIRVLQKAGFTIVEHTHSVVERHRGKPLLIMAWRAP; this is encoded by the coding sequence ATGACCGCAATGCGCAGCGCCCTGCCCGACCTCATCCGCACCGAGCGGCTGACTTTGCGCGCCCCGGCCATCACCGATCTCGCCGATCTGGTGGCGCTGGCCAATAATTGGCAGGTCGTCGAGCCGACCGCCGTCATGCCCTTTCCCTATTCCGAGGATGACGGCCGCGCTTTCCTCGCCACGATCGGGGATGCCGATACGCCGCGCGCCTATGCCATTGCCAATGGTGATGACCGCCTGATGGGCGTGGTCAGCCTCAAATTCGCCCAAGGTAAAGCGCCGGAGCTGGGTTATTGGCTGGGCCAACCCTATTGGGGCAAGGGCTATGCCCCTGAGGCAGCGACCGGTCTTGTGCAGGCCGCGAGCGCGTCAGGCATTGCCGAGATCAATGCACGAGTGTTGGAGAGCAATGCCGCCTCGATCCGCGTGCTGCAAAAAGCCGGCTTCACCATCGTCGAGCACACCCATAGCGTGGTCGAGCGCCATCGCGGCAAGCCCCTGCTGATCATGGCCTGGAGGGCGCCATGA
- a CDS encoding GNAT family N-acetyltransferase: MMDKFKQALPATIATDRLLLTTPVLAHVPEMAVLANNERIYQVLSRLPHPYDESHGRFFVETIARGPEEFAWSILREGAYIGTIGLHLLPDRLPELGYWLGEPFWGQGYATEAALAVVAAAKATGLVPALRSRALLDNAGSRRVLAKAGFVQTGEGLDSDGTLKGERMALVELEFAS; this comes from the coding sequence ATGATGGACAAGTTTAAGCAGGCTTTGCCCGCAACGATCGCAACCGATCGTCTGTTGCTGACTACGCCCGTCCTGGCCCATGTGCCCGAAATGGCCGTGCTGGCCAACAACGAGCGCATCTATCAGGTTCTATCGCGCCTGCCCCATCCCTATGACGAAAGCCATGGCCGCTTTTTCGTCGAGACCATTGCCCGCGGCCCCGAAGAATTCGCCTGGTCCATCCTGCGCGAGGGCGCCTATATCGGCACGATTGGCCTGCATCTGCTGCCCGACAGATTGCCCGAGCTTGGCTATTGGCTGGGTGAACCATTCTGGGGGCAAGGCTATGCCACCGAAGCCGCCCTTGCCGTTGTGGCCGCGGCCAAGGCGACGGGTCTGGTGCCCGCCTTGCGCTCACGCGCTCTGCTCGACAATGCCGGCTCACGCAGGGTCCTGGCGAAAGCCGGCTTTGTCCAAACCGGGGAAGGTCTCGACTCCGACGGCACGCTCAAGGGCGAGCGCATGGCCCTGGTTGAGTTGGAGTTTGCGTCATGA
- a CDS encoding GNAT family N-acetyltransferase translates to MTPIATERLILREPSLADAPCYALGVGEYDVARFLTPVPYPYTLGMAIDWLRRTEPATPERSTLIIELPGKGLIGCVSLVGELGFWIARPHWNRGYGTEAARALLDWHFAGTDAQAVTSSAHHNNAASLSVQKKLGFVPTGTEPRFSQTLQRDVDHVVTQLTRQAWTGGKR, encoded by the coding sequence ATGACGCCCATTGCAACCGAACGGTTGATCCTGCGCGAGCCAAGTCTTGCCGATGCGCCCTGCTATGCCCTGGGCGTGGGCGAATATGACGTGGCCCGCTTCCTCACCCCCGTGCCCTATCCCTATACTTTGGGCATGGCGATCGATTGGCTGCGCCGGACCGAACCGGCCACCCCCGAGCGCTCCACGCTGATCATCGAATTGCCCGGCAAGGGCCTGATCGGCTGCGTCTCGCTGGTCGGCGAACTCGGCTTCTGGATTGCCCGCCCGCATTGGAATCGCGGCTATGGCACCGAAGCCGCGCGAGCCCTGCTCGACTGGCACTTTGCCGGCACCGACGCGCAGGCCGTCACCTCCAGCGCCCATCACAACAATGCTGCCTCACTCAGCGTGCAGAAAAAGCTGGGCTTTGTGCCCACCGGCACCGAACCACGATTTTCCCAGACCCTGCAGCGCGATGTGGATCACGTGGTAACACAGCTGACACGGCAGGCCTGGACTGGGGGGAAGCGATGA
- the rpmA gene encoding 50S ribosomal protein L27, translated as MAHKKAGGSSRNGRDTAGRRLGVKKFGGEDVIAGNILIRQRGTKWHPGTGVGLGKDHTIYALVDGKVAFRTRAKSQVFVSVEPAEAAE; from the coding sequence ATGGCACACAAAAAAGCAGGCGGTTCATCCCGCAACGGTCGTGATACCGCTGGCCGTCGTCTTGGCGTCAAGAAGTTTGGCGGCGAAGACGTGATCGCTGGCAACATCCTGATCCGTCAGCGCGGCACCAAGTGGCATCCCGGCACCGGCGTTGGCCTGGGCAAGGACCACACCATCTATGCACTGGTCGACGGCAAGGTTGCGTTCCGCACCCGTGCGAAATCGCAAGTTTTCGTCTCCGTCGAGCCGGCAGAGGCCGCCGAATAA
- a CDS encoding 50S ribosomal protein L21, translated as MTFAVIKTGGKQYKVAANDVLKIEKLDAEAGTIVTFDQVLMIDGQVGAPLIEGALVAAELLETRKQKTVIIFKKNRRHNYRRRNGHRQLLSTVRITEILTGGAKPTIKAAGVAAKTDSVAAEKPVKAAAKIAAPKAAAPKAEAEAKAPAAKKAAKPAADFTDDIKLIGGVGPALEKKLNAAGITSLTQIAAWKKADVAKFDEELEFHGRIERDEWVAQAKDLVAGKPPRAKIDQEAVADKAEDKTK; from the coding sequence ATGACTTTTGCCGTGATCAAAACCGGTGGCAAGCAGTACAAGGTTGCCGCCAACGACGTTCTCAAGATTGAAAAGCTCGACGCCGAAGCCGGCACCATCGTGACCTTCGACCAGGTCCTGATGATTGATGGGCAAGTCGGTGCTCCCCTGATCGAAGGCGCGCTTGTCGCTGCCGAACTGCTTGAAACCCGCAAGCAGAAGACGGTCATCATCTTCAAGAAGAACCGTCGCCACAATTACCGCCGCCGCAATGGCCACCGCCAGCTGCTCTCGACCGTGCGCATCACCGAAATCCTGACCGGCGGCGCCAAGCCGACCATCAAGGCTGCCGGTGTCGCTGCCAAGACCGATAGCGTCGCTGCCGAAAAGCCGGTCAAGGCCGCCGCCAAGATTGCAGCCCCCAAGGCCGCGGCTCCCAAGGCTGAAGCCGAAGCCAAGGCACCGGCCGCCAAGAAGGCAGCCAAGCCTGCCGCCGATTTCACCGACGACATCAAGCTGATTGGTGGCGTGGGCCCCGCGCTGGAAAAGAAGCTGAATGCCGCTGGCATCACCAGCCTCACCCAGATCGCTGCCTGGAAGAAGGCCGACGTCGCCAAGTTCGACGAAGAGCTGGAATTCCACGGCCGCATCGAGCGCGACGAATGGGTTGCCCAGGCCAAGGATCTGGTTGCCGGCAAGCCCCCGCGCGCCAAGATCGACCAGGAAGCCGTGGCCGACAAGGCCGAAGACAAGACGAAGTAA
- a CDS encoding MBL fold metallo-hydrolase, which produces MKRRDLVAGMAILPLMPWGVTTAFAQDNGAGMNGDTIQTSAGDLVIHPVDHASLVLVHGDQAIYVDPVGGAARYEGLPAPTAILITHGHGDHFDVPTLEAIAKDVPLLTNQDVFDKLPEALKANATPIANGAETTFAGLPLKAIPAHNTTAERMNYHPVGVGNGYLLTFGDKLVYVAGDTEPTPEMLALSGIAVAFLPMNLPYTMTVDQAAEAVNAFKPSIVYPYHYNDSDLDAFEAGVTAEGVEVRRRDWYAKTA; this is translated from the coding sequence ATGAAGCGTCGTGATCTGGTTGCCGGCATGGCAATCTTGCCGCTCATGCCCTGGGGCGTGACTACGGCTTTCGCGCAAGACAATGGAGCAGGCATGAACGGCGACACCATCCAGACCAGCGCGGGCGATCTGGTCATCCACCCGGTGGACCACGCCAGCCTGGTGCTGGTCCATGGCGACCAGGCGATCTATGTCGACCCCGTCGGCGGCGCCGCCCGCTATGAAGGCCTGCCCGCCCCCACCGCCATATTGATCACCCACGGCCATGGCGATCATTTCGACGTGCCCACGCTCGAAGCCATCGCCAAAGACGTGCCGCTGCTCACCAATCAGGACGTCTTCGACAAACTCCCCGAGGCGCTCAAGGCCAATGCCACCCCCATCGCCAATGGCGCGGAAACCACTTTCGCCGGCCTGCCGCTCAAGGCCATCCCCGCCCATAACACCACGGCCGAGCGGATGAATTATCACCCCGTGGGCGTCGGCAATGGCTACCTGCTGACCTTCGGCGACAAGCTCGTCTACGTCGCCGGCGATACCGAGCCCACCCCCGAAATGCTGGCGCTGTCCGGCATTGCCGTGGCATTCCTGCCCATGAACCTGCCCTATACGATGACGGTGGACCAGGCCGCCGAGGCGGTAAACGCCTTCAAGCCTTCCATCGTCTATCCCTATCACTACAATGACAGCGACCTCGACGCCTTCGAGGCCGGCGTCACCGCCGAGGGCGTGGAGGTCCGCCGCCGCGACTGGTACGCCAAAACTGCCTGA
- a CDS encoding gamma-glutamylcyclotransferase family protein, translating into MALFVYGTLQDADVLAAVLGRPVDIAALRPASAPDFKAVAYPGRVYPALVPCPGTTAPGLLIGGLDSLDLAVLDAFEGEEYRRTSITIVLDENAVQAQAYLPAIPIPATAPAWSLHHWSTAHKPQVIAGETSTAQSLRRRLSALLPGKAS; encoded by the coding sequence ATGGCGTTGTTTGTCTATGGAACCCTGCAGGACGCCGATGTACTGGCTGCCGTGCTCGGCCGCCCGGTTGATATCGCCGCTCTACGCCCCGCCAGCGCCCCCGATTTCAAGGCCGTCGCCTATCCCGGCCGGGTCTATCCGGCCCTGGTCCCCTGCCCCGGCACAACCGCTCCCGGCCTGCTGATTGGCGGCCTCGATTCCCTCGACCTGGCCGTACTCGACGCCTTCGAGGGCGAGGAATATCGCCGCACGAGCATCACCATTGTGCTGGACGAAAACGCCGTCCAGGCCCAGGCCTATCTGCCCGCAATCCCCATTCCCGCCACCGCACCCGCCTGGTCGCTGCACCATTGGTCCACCGCCCATAAACCCCAGGTGATTGCCGGCGAGACCAGTACGGCGCAAAGTTTACGCAGGCGCCTCAGCGCTTTGCTGCCGGGCAAAGCCAGCTAG
- a CDS encoding outer membrane protein, with amino-acid sequence MKNIAIIAFVGALSTSTAFAADLGVVQQPAPAAYTSGAFDWSGFYAGANLGYGWAELEQGGFTLDDLNGALGGVQIGYNYDFGGFVLGLEGDVQISDVKYSEELGGATSEIGIDYFGTVRARAGLAVDRFMPYVTGGVAWARGSVSGSAPGFSVEVTDNFVGWTVGGGVEYAVTDNITVKGEYLYVDFGAADFDTGVDINLTSHVVRAGVNFKF; translated from the coding sequence ATGAAAAATATTGCCATTATTGCTTTTGTTGGCGCGCTTTCGACGTCGACTGCCTTCGCTGCCGACCTCGGTGTTGTGCAGCAGCCCGCTCCGGCCGCTTACACCTCCGGCGCATTCGACTGGTCCGGCTTCTATGCCGGTGCGAACCTCGGCTATGGTTGGGCTGAGCTTGAGCAAGGCGGTTTCACGCTCGACGACCTTAATGGCGCTCTGGGCGGCGTTCAGATCGGGTACAACTACGACTTCGGCGGTTTCGTGCTCGGCCTCGAAGGCGACGTTCAGATTTCGGACGTTAAGTATTCTGAAGAACTTGGCGGGGCGACCAGTGAAATCGGGATCGACTATTTCGGTACGGTCCGCGCTCGCGCCGGCTTGGCTGTTGATCGGTTCATGCCCTACGTCACAGGCGGTGTCGCTTGGGCGCGGGGTTCGGTCTCCGGTTCCGCTCCGGGCTTTTCGGTTGAAGTCACGGACAACTTCGTTGGCTGGACTGTCGGTGGCGGCGTTGAATACGCGGTAACCGACAACATTACCGTCAAAGGCGAATATCTCTATGTCGACTTCGGCGCTGCCGACTTTGATACGGGCGTTGATATTAACCTGACCTCGCACGTCGTTCGCGCCGGTGTGAACTTCAAGTTCTAG